A stretch of DNA from Hippoglossus stenolepis isolate QCI-W04-F060 chromosome 16, HSTE1.2, whole genome shotgun sequence:
AAATTAATGATGGAGATACATTCAGTCTTTCAGTGACATTTTCTGCTCAGTGAGTTAAATGAAATGTCCCAAAGTGATTGATGCTTTATGTCTTATTACAGAAAAGAGCTACAGCAGGTGTTGTGCCGCTATGTCACAGACACCCTCATCTACATCGACACTGTAAGAGGATTCTGTGAGGACGTCTCTAAATGGGGGCTCCGTAgggagacagaattaaacatgaTGATAGATATCAAAGAGAGGGCTGACATCATCAACCTTAACATCGACCCTGTTTCTAAGTCAGAGCAAAAAGGTTATGCCTTTTGGGAATATTTGAAGAGCAAGATGACCCAAGTGACCGCAGACAGCAGGCGTGcaaagctgcaggaggagctggatgccgtgctcaaggacactttggttGGCCTGGCGAAGCTCGAATACTTCCTGGATGCAGTGGAGAAGCTGGCGGTCACTTCGCTCCATGTGTTTACGGAGAACCAGGCGCTATGTCTGCCCAAAGGGATCACCCTCGATTGTGTTCAGGTTGTCATCACTGCGGCACGGCTAatctgccctctcctcctcgaGTTCAAAAGAGACGCACAAGTCTTCTTCCTGCCCAGACTTCAGAATGTGGAAGTGCTCTCTTATGAGTTGGACAAGTACATACGGACCACGCAGAAAATCTGCGAGACGTTAGGAAAAAGGTGAACAGACGTGCAACAACATGACACATTTAGCAGTGGGTAACATTTAGTGCAGGAAGTAAGTGTAACTGTCTTTCACAACTCCCTCAGtgactttcatttgaaaatgacgACGGAAACTGTGGTGAACTTCGACGTGGATCTGTCTAGAGATGACATGCGGAGGATGCTTGATCATATTAATCAGCTGGATGAGATCAGGTAAGTGTtgtttaagctgctttcaaactACTTACTGGACTTGAGTGCAACCTTTGTTACAGCAGATCATACAACTCTTCTGAACAGATTCAGGAACCTGGTGGGCCTATAGACGGaactgcttttaatttattagttttttcattcagtttgtcTATTGCGTTCATGGGATGTGGGGTCCCACAAGGCTCCGTCCTTGGCCCTTTTTTGTTAAGCCTGTATGTGTTGGTcatgttatttatcattttactcCTGATCAGATAATCAAATGCTGTTTAAAGTCCCACGATCCAGGCTTAAAAAAAATGGGGGGGACATGTTTTTATGGTTTAAGCTACAGTTTGGCACAAACTTTACATCAGATCAGTGCCTCagtttatatatacatatatatatatatataaatatccaatttaatttttttttgttgttcctttactgttttgttgttgttcttttatcttttttgtatGATCTGGCTTTAATTTGCACATTTTgcagttatattttatttttgcaccTTGTAACTCTATTGGAATGCTATTTTTATTCTCTCCACCGCCTTTGCCCACGCCTGAGGATTTAACTGTTGAATCGGACAGCGTAGTTCCCTGCAGGCTGGGCGATAACTGGTAGAATTTATAGTCATTGGGAGGGAGTTAAAAATtccagaagaaaagagagatcaGCAAAAACAATTAGTACAAGGACAGGGTATTAAAAATGTGACAATGTTAAGTTTGTGGCGCCTTTAAGGTGCATACGAAACTTAgaaatttgaattcattttaCACTTAATTCCCTCTTTTGTCTTCATCAGGTTTAACAAGCACTTCAGGACGGTGTTCTTGTTTCAAGAGGAATCGTTTTGTGACTTCATCAGTGACTTCAGCAAGCGACAGGACAGGATGCTGGAGTTTCTCAACGACCTAGAGGAGGGGGCTATTCAGCTCGACAGGATGAATATGGGGGCAAAGATCTCCAGCGTGGTAGGCAGCTCGGTTGGGGCGGTTGGAGGTGTGCTCTCCATTGTTGGCTTGGCGTTAATTCCTGTGACGGCAGGGGTGTCTTTAGCTCTGACAATGACTGGGATAGGTATGGGAATCACCAGCGGAGTCAACAGCGTTGTCACCACCGTCACAGAGATCGGTGTAAATAGAACTCAACAGAACAAAGCCAGAGAGGTTTTCCAGAAATTCATGGAGGATGTGCAGAGTCTCCAGGAATGTCTGGACAAGGTGACCAGTCAAGCCGACACCAAAATGGAAGAGAGTATCATCACAGTGGCTCTGGGAGTTAGCAAGGGTCTTGGTAAAGTTGGTGTTATTGCAAAAGGTATTGATGCATTTGTTGATGCTGCCTCTGCTACTAAGTTGTTGAAAACCGAAGAGTTGATTGCAGGTGTTGGTAAGGTGGTGGCTCAGGAAGGTAAATCATTACGTAATGTGCCCAGGGTGGCTGCAGACATCCCAGATATTGGTCAGGCAGTCGCCAAAGGGCCTCTCGCTCTTTCCAAGTCAGCCAGGGTAGGTTTCATAGCACTCAATGCTCTCTTCCTCGGCATGGATATCTTCTTCATCTGTAAGGACAGCATCAGTCTGGCAAAAGGCAATGAGACCGAGTGCTCACAGTGGATCAGGGCCAGAGCTACTCTGTGGAGCTCAGAGATGGATTCATGGAAGGGGATCCACGACTCCCTGTGTGAGGGCCGGGAGacgtcagagaaaaaaaaagctcttcTGGAGACACCATTTTATCCGGAGATGGATGTGAAGAAGCAAAGAGAAGTAGAAATGGAATTTTCTCCTGataaagtggaagaaaaactgaaataaaagaagttTTGCTTAACACAGTAGtgctgagagcagagagagtatCTTTGTATGAAAGTTGTCACAATTCTCCACAAAAGGAGCTAAATGGAACCCTAATAATTTGCCTGATTTTGAGGcttaaaaattgaaaataatgcCAACTAAATATGGTGAGATTGCCACCAGACCCTTATCAATATGGATAAAAGATGTCGGCTTCCCCAGTGGGGGAACATTTAGTCCAAGACAATTACTACGGTTGGGATAGAAACAGAATTgggaattaaaaagaaaaactcaaaaagaaaagtgtctAAGACGCATCTCAATGAAattgaaacacatttgaaagCACTGAGTTTGTGGAAGAAGGAATGTGGATgtaaggaaagaagaagaatgcaAAACAAATGCCGTGTGTTACCCAagggaatgaatgtgataaaatggcaaatgaatgtgaacgaacagataaatctgcacagaaaaaggtttctttgtatcctacagtgcctcagtgtgtcagagtggaccacgatctcgactgtgcccctcttcagggacctgaagtggcttcagccccAGCCGGTTCACCTCCGCCCTATATTCCTCCACCAACAACTGCCCATCCACCAGACTccacgaacagaacagcagacaaCAGAAGCAGACCTCCTGTAACCCGCAGCAAAGCCGACATCCACCTGTTACGCTGGTGCTGCCACAACAACCCTGCTGATGCTTGAGGTGGCCGGACAAGGTGGTCTGACGATGGTTCTCTGTCCTTGGTCAGAAgctgacatgaaagcaaaactGACTGAAGTTTGATGATATGCTCttcatgttgaagaaaaatacaaggcccaacaaagacaaaaagacctTACCATGTATCAGACACTTCAAGACTCACAGACATCCTCTACCATGTACAATCCCCAAACAAGCAGCAGAGGACACCGGTTCAACAGAGGACGCGGTGGTTTCAGAGGAAGGGGCAGAGGCGGCCCCCGCACCTGCTATAGGTGTGGAAAGAAAGGACATTGGGCGAAGGAGTGTCCGGAGGAACGGGGTGGAGCTGCTCAGGCAGATTGGAGCAGGGGGGCCACGAGAGAGCGATGGAAACTCTGATTCATTCGATGCCTGAGATACACGGTatcacacccacaccacacaaacaggatagtgacacacacacattgatattagaagcaatcacatgcttagaaatgaaaaactacTTTCTCTGCATTGTACATCACCCCCCAAACTGCATGCatataaaaagttttttttctgttacagTGGACGCGCAGAGAACTGTTCATCTGGTAACTTTAATGTCGTCGACTCATCATTTTTTGTCTCAAATAGCTGTTGCGAACATCTCCGCCTTACAGGAAATCCCTAAGACACTGTGGGCTCAAGGCAAACATGACGTTGGCTTAATATAACGACTAAATCTGACTTCAGTAATATCCATTAAAAACTGAAGCCATTAAAGGCATTACTCCAGTTTTTGAATCATTACGAAAAGTAAGAGTAATCCTTCCATGGTATCACTCACCAGTACGCACGCCTATTTTTCACGTGAAAATCTAAATTGCAACTTTTCTGGgtcatgtgatcacagcagagggcaaatcccTCTCACCCAAACATATTGAGACTAGACCGACGCAGAACAAAGACTTGACCGACGCAGAAGAACAAAGACTTGACTAAGACTATGCACCTCTGAGTTCCctatgagcaaagagaaacacgcagataatgtaaatgatgatgtAGATAGCAGGACTTCACCCCTGTGCGAGAGACcatccatgtttgtttctaCCTGAGACAAATCCCTACTGCTTTCCATGATTTCTGTAACAAGTgtgatttctagtaatcagacagtgaattcttataattctaataattgtgtttctgttgctttaactccatagataattaagacattctaaatgatttacaggactGTTAACCTTTTCTGTGACTAATTCTTTATAATACTTTGTAATGAATTCTAATATTTAAGTcccagtttaactttatgtttgagcatatcttttgtttaatcaattttagtgcTCCTATTTGATGtgattattaaactgttcttaTCCCAAGGGTGTGGAGGTCTAAAGAGCTCAGTTAGTAATTGTCCcaataattttgtaattgtacaatatgaatgtttggATTGTAACaattcaattagagaagcagtttactgagctagtaacatatatcctgtttcaaatgttttatatgtattcaagagcaatttttgttaatgggactagagagtccatcttatctggtGTTTTAGTtgtgagttgtttattttacctatgtttttttattgttttattcgctgtttattttatatatgttagacttctataaaacatgaaataacatgtttttacagaacAGCAACTTTTATTTCCCCTTTTACATGACAAAATATCTAAGTCATTGCTAGCAACAGTaattcagacttttattttaaacttttagtcAGACTAAATAATTTTCAAATAGGACATTTGACCTTTGTGATGCATTGCATCTCTTCAGATGACCTGCAATGCTTATTTTGGGAGGAACATATGATTATCACCATGTTCATGATGTCCTAGATTGAATCTTTGTGAATTTCTGGGTCTCATATTTTGTATATACTGTTGTGATCATTGTTTGATCAAAGGGAGGaatgtaatggaaaatgttaccGTTATACCgcactatatattatctctgcttatgcatactatttctgctaatgtaactgccaagatgacatcagggccacaaatctgagactgtgcttgTCTCCCCCCAACAAGACCTCGAAGAaaccttcagcatgtgtctgtgtcttatctcctgtgattttactattcactcagttcacacacatagttcacacacacacacacacacacacacacacatagttcacatacatacacacacacacacacacacacacatagttcacatacatacacacacatagctcacacacacagttcaactcttcacacatacacatttcttcattgcatctgcataaaaagcacacgcctgcaactgtttctttgtcattccctctgcagaatgctcttcgcatgctgtatgattgtctgaccttccttgcaaggaataaagtatACTTTAAAGACTATGATTCTCtgatctctttatttcagaagtctcaccaggtcaaatttccatcacaaggTCCTGCGgtcaactttttaaaatccatttagACTGTAACTCACCAGTATTTCACTAGTGAGCTAGAAACAAactgtaaagacaaaaacaagaagttTTGAGTACTGTCTGATCACAATAATATGGCCAACTTGTATAATCTGTATTATTTATATGTACAATTTAATCTGCACATTATTCTTGTAGAAtctaataaatagataaaaggGAACTTGgcttgtaaatgtgttttgggcAGCTGTGTGTTGAGGATCAAAGAGGTGATAATGAAAGTTAAAAAGGCTTGGTTTGCCAAAATCAACAGTTGGGTACGTCTTGAAAAAAAATAGGTTAAGTGGTGAAACAAGCTGATCGACTGAGGACAACATGTCTGATTGAAACAAAAATCCTTTTAACAGTGAAGGAGGATTTCACTGGTGATAGGAACAGCAGGGTGAATGCTGGGCTACATGGAATCATTCTGTGCTCAGATTTAtccaaatgaaatcaaaacacAGGAGTTGACGTTTCAGCAGGATCCTGAACCTATCGCCAAAGCAGCCAAACGGTTAGGGTGGAATATCCTTGATTGGCTGAGTTAAagcgttttcacacctgaaagtcagAACCATGTTTCATGTCTTTGTCACGTTGTTTATTGATCTGgtcagttttggtttcacattgtaattaatGGGGGGCACTTAAGAATTGTGTATGACATATATATGTCCTGTCCTCACCATCTACGTGGGCTGTATCAACCTATACTTGATGCTGATTTTTTAGAGGGGTGTGCATCTGATGTCAGCGTGTTGTTAACTCATCACGgagtagtctttctgtttgaatggagaaaattatTGAACCAGTTCATTTAGTTAATTTAGTTGCGACTGTAatattacaatgtttttttctacCAACATCACAAACTTCAGGTGTAGTATACTTCTAGTTCAAAGGCACCAAATGAACATCCTTAAACAATAAATTGTCAGAGGCAAAGACTACACGCAATCATGTGTGCCGAGGCAACTGTGGCAACTTtaagtaaagatggacaacacgtgTCCGAGTCCTCTCACTGtccaggaatgaagccaaaatatcccggatacgaagGCAGCCATGTCACGcatttggagccggagtctgcgcagtagcgacCAAACAATGTCGATGCATGTGGTCGACCAATCCTgagacagtctcagctgtcaatcatgacgtttcaccctttTTGTATtatgatcaaataaataatttaaaccaaCCTTTCCTGAAACAtgaacactgtaaaaaataaaacaaataatatagTCAATATTTgcagtgtatttttttatgggttgaaaaatgtatgaatataattttttctagtgaaatatattattactgtactattattttataattatgatttattttacttttatcttgATAAAACGATTGGTGAGGTGCAACAACGTTACGATTATATCGCAAGATATAAACTGAGGGCAGCAATTCACTAAATAGTGCCTAGTCAGTCGGtaagaagaagcagaagcagaagcagaagcagaagaagaagaagaaagaagaaagaagaaagaaaaaggaggaaagaagaagaagattacGACAGCTGTACTCGTAATACGGCAGGAACAGCCTCGTCTTGCTTTACGGCAGTTTTCTACTTCCTTTGGCCCCGGTGTTACGTCGAGCTTTTTCTCCGCGTGAGGACCGGGAGGATTTAACCGCTCGGTTCGGTGTGACATCGTCTACGGTGAGACCACAGCGCAACATGTGCACACGGTTGAAAACACCCTGTTCTCAGTCGTGTACGTGGATGTAAACTCTAGAGACCTGTGAGGGTGTTATCAGCCCGCCGCTCAGTTAGCCTAGCCTAGCCATTCTAGGGCGGCCACCTGGCAGGATGACTAGCGTTAGCCTTAGCCACTGTTGGCGAACCGAGTCGCACTTATTATTAAGATAAGTATCTGATGAAACGATACAGTCGTAATCCTCGATCCAGAAGTTAGCTTTGTTCTCCCTCTATAATGAGTCAGTTTGTGCCCCTGTCTAGATTCCTTTACATGCTAGCTTTAGCTGCGATGCCATAAATGATTctctaaaataataatttcttcaGTGTTAATTGTCCCAGGTTCTTTGAAGGACTCGCGAGTTCAGTGTTTGCAGTTACAAACGATGTTTCAACGATTTTAATTCAGTTGTATCTATATTAAATTAGTCTTAAGTAATTACAGCTTTCTCATTGAGATCTTTCATCTATTTTCCAAGAGACGCCCGAGAACAGGAGACATAGACAATAAgcaataaatacaacacaactaGGAGTAATACATAATAGCAAAACGGTGAAATTTGATTTATCATTTGTAGATTTGTGTAATATTTAGTTTCTATATTAATTCCATACTCAGCAGCTCTTATGTAGATCAAGAAAATTGTCAAATGggaatctagtgaatttatgatattatttaatgtttctgttattCCAGTGAAAGCTCAGTGTCTTTATTCTGTCAACAAGTAGTGTGAAATAGTTTGGATTTAGATAAACTGGCAGATAGACTAATACATTGATTATTGATAATCACTTTAGATATATCATAAAAGCAATGGAAAAAATATGGTCAATCTAAATACTCTGCAGTAATTCAATagacaaaatacaataaaaaggtGATAAATCAGTGTGAAATAGCAAAGAATTTGGAGGCAAACAATGAACAATAGTGGTGATGTatgatgtattttttgtttgaaaaatgaggAAATTATTATGAAATTATAAAACTAGTTGCCAGTTTATTTGTTGTAGATCAACTAATTGCTGCAGCTTTAAGTTGCTGATAAAATAAAGtctacatttttgtttttttacccaTGGCAGTTGCACTTTATAATGACTCCCctctgagcagagagaggagaatcATCTGAGATTGCGACCTACTCTTACCTTACTAcctttttatttgcacataCTTTGGACATACTTTGCCTCTGCACCTACcccagtttgtgttttgtagGTTGTGTATGTGAGTCTTGTGTTTTATGTAAGCCTCAGTTCAAACAGCTGAGGAGATGTTCACGGGTCAGTGATGACTAGACCACTGCGCAAACTGATCAGTGCCTATATATTTATAGTGCATTGCTGAAGAATTCAGTGCTGCTTATTGCCTGAGaccctgtgcatgtgtgatatAGATCAGCCATTCTCAAACTTAAGAATgccgcggcccaatttgaaaactgaaaaatgtgtgcggcccacccacacctttaatcacaactatatgatccacacacaggactagaatCATACATGTTATTAATTTTATAGCAAAAATTATTGTATATGAACGCaggcatatgcagtgcaaatccaataacatccacatttaagcgtaacaatttgcaaagcaaccaatgtaaaaaaaaacatgaagtgcaaatagtgtattgttaaaaatatattcttactgtttgtataacagagcacaacaagaatatccggagaagaaaaacacatttgaggcataaccaaatatacttaaggtttcaaatgttttttaaaagatgctcgaggcttggataaatattgtccatgtttagtttctaaatgaCTTTTTACATGGCCCCAGGGTCTTGCTAGGCTCGCATCTcagcgcacagcacacacaggcttgggggTTGTCCTCTGGGCCAGCGACAGGTCCTCACTTGAGTCCTTTCTTACagtcctctttttagttttgggaatgattcagtttgacttcTGATTCCACTTCGtcatcagcagcttctctctgctccatctgTTCCACCCAGCAgacaacaaagttctccctcaccATGATTCCCGCTAAGGATGCGTTCAGGTGTTAATGTGACGGctaaaaacacaatcacaccccatatataggtcagataaaatgAGAACAACGGGAATTTAATCTTtatctttgtttcattacctatgatgattacttttttttaaatcaatcataaatgtttGGTAATCAACGctacttacaaatctgaaactctcttatctatttattttctgatgacctcacttgcccacctgcagtggcttactgcccaccagggggccgcggcTCAATTTCTGGGAAATGACTGATATAGATCATTCCTCTACATTTTAATCCCACAAACTATCTCAGTTTTCTTGTTGTCTGAAATACTTTGGGGTTTTTCTGTTTGGTCACAGAAGCCATCTTTTACTTCCTGACCTCAGGAGATGGCGAAGTTCAACGCCTCTAAAAGATCCAGGACAATCCATCCGGATGGGGTCCAAGTGTATGTGTTCCAGATAGTTTAAAGACATGCCCTATCAGCCATTCAGCAAAGGGAGACTGCCTGGGGAAGGCTTGTTACCTTCTTGTGACACGCCCAAAGTTCTGGACTGAAAGAAAGATTTCCTCAGTTTCCTCATGTTGTGctttttggtctttttcagGTTGCTGACTGGACTGGAGCAACTACCAAGACAAGAGATACACAAGTGAGTGAGACAGCTACTGGGGCCATACTTGTGTAAATTATCTTTATTGCTGCATGAAACACTGATTACTGCATTGGCTCAAGTTTATTTCACTGCAAGTTATGTACATATTTTGTCTCCAGATAAGTATTCCTCTCAGTTTGGAGGTGGGAGTCAGTACGCCTACTTTCACGAGGAGGACGAGACGAGCTTCCAGCCAGACACCGCCAAGACCAGAAGACGGCTCTACCAGAGGAACCGCATGAGGTTTGCTCAGGTGAAGACAGAGACACCACAGAAACACTTAATACTgacaacttttttaaaaataagtacatttagaaaatattcAGTGAACATCACAGAAAGGTAAATATATTCGCTCATCTCATGGCCCACGCCTAATGTTAACTGAATTTATTCTAATGCAAGGAATTACTGTTGTAAGTTATTATCATAGACAAAATGTGTTCGCTTTTTATAGATGGTGTTATCATAAAACAGGTATTTATGAAATCCTCTGTagtttaaaaaatttaaatttaagttAAAAACCCTAATCGTAAGGTCAGTTGATTTAAAATGCAAGTATCATGTGTTACATTTTAACTAGTCCCATAACAGCACGAAGGGGTTGCTCTAAATAGAGAATCTGCGCAGAGACAAGGACCGGAGGAACCTGACCCAGTTCAACATGCAGACGCTGCCTAAAAGCGCCAAGCAGAAGGAGAGGTGagatcctgagggaaatgtcCAGCCAGGCTTCTTCCTCCAAGCTCACACAAGGAGAGAAGGATCCCCAGCATGAGATGACTTTGTCATATCTTTGTACACCGCTTTGTCATATTGTTAAAACATCAGTTTaagctctgtgtttttttctctcaggatCGTATGCGTACCAGAAAAGTTCCAGAAGCAGTTTGGAGTCCGTCAGAAGTGGGACCAGAAATCCCAGGTGTAAATCAGATCATTGATTTTGTTTCTGGATTTGAGCAACGACAAGACAATTAACCAGCATCTATTttgaaaatcattatttttgtcttcaaAATGTGAattgtttctgcttttgtttgtcaTATATGATGGGAAAACTAACATCTTAAAATTTTAGACAGTTAAAGTATTCTACCCTCGTACTTCGCTGTATTCAGTCAACAATAAGCAAGAAAATTATTTGCAGATGAATAACTAATGAATATAATTTACAAGTTGTACCTGTACCAGCTGCACAAGACAAAATCTTTCCAGATGATGAGGTATGTACATCTAGGTATTCATACAATTCTCGTATGTATacatttcctccctcctccctcgaCATACTGGTTGGTCAAAACACAGCTGAAGCCCAGAGACTCTTCTGGGAGGTTAGAGCCACTGggagtgaaggagagatgaCTTCCCCAGACTGATGAAGGAGGTACATGGAGGTGGTCACCCTCTTTGTTATGTAAGTTACAGCGATTTTTATCATTGCTCTTAAACACGTTTGAAGAGGTGTGAATTGCAGATGCTGACAGAgtgttgtttttccacagtgCTGGTGTGCCTTGGGAGTACCACACAAAGCATTGACCGAATCACCACCCGCAATGAAAAGCAGCTGAAAGCATCAAGAGGATCTTCCACACTGTCACTACCACTGATGATCCCGGCCATCCGCAAGGTCTTAAGTCTTTAAAATAATaagctgctgcaataaacacaacataagGCAACATGGGCTCAGCCAGCCGTAACATGAAATATGCTGTTAAAGTGTCATTGAGACTGAGTTGCttttacattcatgtttatTCAGACATGGCAAAGCCATTACTGAAAGAGCTGCTACACCTGTATGATACTTATCTAACACAGATGTAGACTGTAAAGATAAAGATAGACGAatgtgtccacttcctccaaaTTATCTCTTAATACGAACAGTGATATCTTGCTCCAATGACACCATATTTTCtgggagccagagtctgtaGGAGACCGtgatggagctgtggtatcaaagataattaaaatgtgtgatcAATTTGATTAAAGTCGCCACTGTTGCAACAATTTCCAGTCAGTCCTCTAACTCTGGCTGCACCTTTTCTCTGTGCCaattttgtaaaaaagaaaactttctcTCATGTTGGCTTCCAAATATCCGAAAGATTTCCCAAATGGCAGTGCCAAATGATGAAATGTGTCTCCAGTCGTCAGAGAGGCTGTGAACCTTCCAGTCAGGGGAACTCTTCAATGTTCTGacacttttttaacatttattatttttctctctctgtcttccagCTGGCTAAGACTAGGTAATCGAGTTTGCCACTGATGCCATCCTGGCTACCTTGATGTGCTGCACACGTCAGTGAACTCCTGGGACATAATTGTACAGAGAGTGGGCAACAAGCTGTTCT
This window harbors:
- the LOC118123131 gene encoding LOW QUALITY PROTEIN: uncharacterized protein LOC118123131 (The sequence of the model RefSeq protein was modified relative to this genomic sequence to represent the inferred CDS: deleted 1 base in 1 codon), which produces MSAARKELQQVLCRYVTDTLIYIDTVRGFCEDVSKWGLRRETELNMMIDIKERADIINLNIDPVSKSEQKGYAFWEYLKSKMTQVTADSRRAKLQEELDAVLKDTLVGLAKLEYFLDAVEKLAVTSLHVFTENQALCLPKGITLDCVQVVITAARLICPLLLEFKRDAQVFFLPRLQNVEVLSYELDKYIRTTQKICETLGKSSLSDFHLKMTTETVVNFDVDLSRDDMRRMLDHINQLDEIRFNKHFRTVFLFQEESFCDFISDFSKRQDRMLEFLNDLEEGAIQLDRMNMGAKISSVVGSSVGAVGGVLSIVGLALIPVTAGVSLALTMTGIGMGITSGVNSVVTTVTEIGVNRTQQNKAREVFQKFMEDVQSLQECLDKVTSQADTKMEESIITVALGVSKGLGKVGVIAKGIDAFVDAASATKLLKTEELIAGVGKVVAQEGKSLRNVPRVAADIPDIGQAVAKGPLALSKSARVGFIALNALFLGMDIFFICKDSISLAKGNETECSQWIRARATLWSSEMDSWKGIHDSLCEGRETSEKKKLFWRHHFIRRWM